From Methylococcus capsulatus:
GCCCCTGCCTCCCGTACCAGATCGGCGGGTGCACCTTGGGCGAGCACCCGCCCTGCGTGCATCAGCGAGATGCGGTCGCAGCGCGCCGCCTCGTTCATGAAATGGGTCGAGATGAAAATCGTCACGCATTTCTCGCGCGAGAGCTCGGCCAGAATCTCCCAGAAGCGGTCGCGGGCGACCGGATCGACGCCCGACGTGGGCTCGTCCAGAATCAGCAGCTCGGGCTCATGGACCAGCGCCACCGCCAGCGACAGACGTTGACGGATACCCAGCGGCAGCGATTCGGCCGGAGCGTCCAGGTGCGCGGCCAGGTCCATGAGGGATACCAGCTCTGCGATCCGGGCTTCGAGCGCGGAAGGCGCCAGTCCGAAGATATGGGCATGCAGTTCCAGGTTTTGCCTGACCGTCAGCTCGGTGTAGAGCGAAAATCCCTGCGACATGAAACCGATGCGGCGGCGCATCGCCGCATTCCCCGACGCCACCGGCTGGCCGAACAGCGAGGCCGAACCGGCACTGGCCGGCAAAAGCCCCGTGAGCATCTTCATGGTCGTGGTCTTGCCGCAGCCGTTCGAACCGAGAAAGCCGAAGATTTCGCCGCGCTCGATCCGGAAGCTGGCCCCGTCCACTGCCACGAAATCGCCGAAGCGGCGGGTGAGTCCGCTGGCCTCGAGCGCCGTCTCACCCCGGCCGTTCCGGCGCGGCGGAATCATCAGTGCCTCGTGCCCCCGCCTTTTCTCCGGCGGCAGCAAAGCCACGTAGGCCGATTCCATGTCAGTGGTGCCGGTGCGTTCCAGCAGTTCCGCCGCGGTCCCGATCGCGAGGACGCGTCCGGCGTCCATGGCGACCAGACGGTCGAAGCGCGCGGCCTCCTCCATGTAGGCCGTGGCGACTAGGACGCTCAGGCCCGACCACTCCTGCCGCAGCGTGTCGATCAGCTCCCAGAACTGCCGCCGCGACAGCGGGTCGACGCCGGTGGTCGGCTCATCGAGGATCAACAGCTCGGGCTCATGCAACAAGGCGCAGCAGAGGCCAAGCTTCTGCTTCATCCCACCGGAAAGCTTGCCGGCCGGACGATCGCGGAAAGGCGCCATTCCCACTGCCGCCAGCAGGCGCTCGATCCGCCGGCGGCGCTCGTCTCCGCCAAAACCGTACAAACGCCCGAAGAACTCGGCGTTCTCCCACACCGAGAGCGTCGCGTACAAGTTGTGCCCCAGTCCCTGCGGCATGTAGGCGATTCGGTAGCACAAGCGCCGGCGCGCCAGGGGATCGGCGATGTCCGCGCCGAACACTTCGACACGCCCCACCTGGATCGCCCGGACGCCGGCGATCAACCCGAGGAGGGTCGACTTCCCCACCCCGTCCGGACCGACGAACCCGGTCAGCCCGCCGGCCGATAATTCCAGCGAGAGGCCGGCGAGCGCTTCGACCCTGCCGTAGCGGTGGTGACACGCCTCGACCCGGACGATGGCGTTCATCGCTGCAAAGACGGCCAGGACGCCTCCGGCCGGAGTTTGACGTAAGCCACGCCGGGCATGCCCGGCTTGACCAATCCGCGATGGGCGCGGAGGAATTCTGGATCGACCTGGGCCTTCAAGCGGAACATCAGCTTCTGCCGTTCGCTCGAAGTCTCCACCTGCTTGGGGGTGAACTGCGCCTTGGGCGAGACGAATACCAGGTGCGCCGGCAGCGGCAGATCCGGCAGTGCGTCCAGCACGATGCGCACCTCACCGCCAATCTCTGCCTGGCCCGCTTCAGCTTCGCCGAGGTAAAGCACCATGTAGACATCGTTCAGATCGATGAGGGTCAGCGCCTTGCCGCCGCGGGGGAGCACTTCGCCCGGCTCCGACAATTTGTACAGGACCCTGGCCTCTTTGGGAGCCACGAGCACGCTCTCCCTTATCACTGATTCGATCCGGCGCTTTTCGGCAGCGACGGCGTCGATCCCGGCTTCGGCCTCGCCGATCCGTGACTGGGCCGCATCGAGCCGGGCCACGGCGTTGCTCAGCTCGGTGCGGTCGTGATCCAGTTTCTCGGCCGAAACCGCCGCCTGGGCGACCAGGCGGGACGAGCGTCTGAAAATGTTCTGCGCCAACTCCAGATCGTGCCGGGCCACCCGCAGCATCTGGCCGGCGTAATCGAGCGATTCCCGCGCCCGCTTGAGCTCGGCATCGACACTCTGCAACTGAGCCTGTTCCTCGCTGGTATCGATACGGACCAACGGCTGACCCGCAACGACGTCGTCGCCCTCACGCACCGATACCTCGGTGATGCGCCCGCCATACTTGGCGCCGACATCGATTTCGATGGCCTCCAGGCGCCCGTTGCCGCGAGCGATGCCGGGCGGCAACTCACGGACATAGCGGTCGCGCCAGACGCCGAACCCGACGGCACCCGCGAGCAGGAACGCTGTCAGCAGCGCAAGGATGACTTTGTTCACTTGGAACTGTCCGATGTCTGTGATCAGTGACGGGATGGCGCCGGTTCAATACCGAATCTCGACCTCCGCCGGCACAGCCGCGATCCTGAGCTCAGCGCCAGTGAATCCGGCAACTGCGACGCCGTTCACCTTCGCCGCCTGGATCGGCCTGGCCACCGGCAGCCGGATACGGATGCCGCCGGGTGGCAGGGTCAGGCGTCCGCCGACGTGCAGCTTCAGGGTATCGGCACTTTCGGCTCGCAAACGGTAGTCGAGCGGACCGTGGGCGGTCGGCAGCCGGCGGACACCGATTTCGGTCTGGGCCTTATTGTACAGCCACTCGGCCGGGATGCCGGCCGCCAGCACCAGGGACTCGTCGGCATCGTCCTCGTAGGCGAAGCAACTGCGCAGCGACCGGATGAACTCGGCGCCGATCCAGGAATGCGGCATGTCGCCGATGAACCGTGGCGCCTCGGGATGACGCCAGACCACTTCGGCCCACTGACGCCAGGCGGCTGGCCGCTGGTCGCGCAGCAGGGAGCGCAGGACCTCCCAGGCATCCTCACGCCGTCCCAGCCGCACCAGCGCCTCGACGATGCGCACCTCGTAAGGGGTATAACCGTCGTCGCCATCGTTGTCGCGGCGCTTGCGGAAATGCGCGAGATAATCGTCGAAGGTCTTGGCCAGCGCGGCCTGTGGCAGCCTTCCGGCTTCGCCGGCGATCGACACCATGATGGCAACGGCGTTGGGGTCGATGTCGCCCAGGTCGGCGGAGGCCGGGATGTAATCGATGCCCTTGCGGAGCATGGTCGCTTGCAGCGCGCTATGGAGATGGTCACGAAACTCCGCCAGCATGTGGCTCCAACGCTCCGCGTGAGACCGATCGCCCAGCGCCTTCGCGAGCATCACTGCATCGCGGATGCCACGTAGGGTCCA
This genomic window contains:
- a CDS encoding HlyD family secretion protein — protein: MNKVILALLTAFLLAGAVGFGVWRDRYVRELPPGIARGNGRLEAIEIDVGAKYGGRITEVSVREGDDVVAGQPLVRIDTSEEQAQLQSVDAELKRARESLDYAGQMLRVARHDLELAQNIFRRSSRLVAQAAVSAEKLDHDRTELSNAVARLDAAQSRIGEAEAGIDAVAAEKRRIESVIRESVLVAPKEARVLYKLSEPGEVLPRGGKALTLIDLNDVYMVLYLGEAEAGQAEIGGEVRIVLDALPDLPLPAHLVFVSPKAQFTPKQVETSSERQKLMFRLKAQVDPEFLRAHRGLVKPGMPGVAYVKLRPEASWPSLQR
- the rbbA gene encoding ribosome-associated ATPase/putative transporter RbbA produces the protein MNAIVRVEACHHRYGRVEALAGLSLELSAGGLTGFVGPDGVGKSTLLGLIAGVRAIQVGRVEVFGADIADPLARRRLCYRIAYMPQGLGHNLYATLSVWENAEFFGRLYGFGGDERRRRIERLLAAVGMAPFRDRPAGKLSGGMKQKLGLCCALLHEPELLILDEPTTGVDPLSRRQFWELIDTLRQEWSGLSVLVATAYMEEAARFDRLVAMDAGRVLAIGTAAELLERTGTTDMESAYVALLPPEKRRGHEALMIPPRRNGRGETALEASGLTRRFGDFVAVDGASFRIERGEIFGFLGSNGCGKTTTMKMLTGLLPASAGSASLFGQPVASGNAAMRRRIGFMSQGFSLYTELTVRQNLELHAHIFGLAPSALEARIAELVSLMDLAAHLDAPAESLPLGIRQRLSLAVALVHEPELLILDEPTSGVDPVARDRFWEILAELSREKCVTIFISTHFMNEAARCDRISLMHAGRVLAQGAPADLVREAGAASLEDAFIACLERESVPLVGAAETVPAFAPGGAGTASDANPWFSVRRFQAYVWRETMELARDPIRLAFALIGPMLLMVVMGYGISLDVEHLPYAALDYDRTPESRRYLEHFAHSRYFEEREPLRDDDDLLRRMARGQLNFAVEIPPGFGRDLKAGRPTEVGIHIDGGIPFRANTVQGYVEAVHARFRSDLIDESPRRGGIPPLRVEIRFRYNPDLKSVYALVPGVIAVMLAVIPPILTAVSVVREKETGSITNLYATPSTRLEFLLGKQLPYVVIGLVNALSLIALALWLFGVPVKGDLSALLVGAALTVAGTTGWGLLISAFTRSQIAALFAAFLLSIVPAINFSGFLSPVASQTGAAAVMGYGFPTSWFLTISVGAFTKALGFSELYLNHAVLLVFVLAYLGLSLVLLPAQGR